Proteins encoded by one window of uncultured Draconibacterium sp.:
- a CDS encoding BACON domain-containing carbohydrate-binding protein produces the protein MDDAEDIATLTTWDKDLQAAFSEDCSNFTQEMTYVPDDKFEQTLIQLGYDSGALNDSVPTHQIKFITRLNVFYRSIYDLTGIEDFKYLEELKCNDCELSEADFSQNLNLKILDCSNNNISNLILPSNNQLSELNCSNNKIVSLDLSLFSEIASLDCSSNELTELNLKNGNNSSMAMYANNNSNLLCIEVDNAVASASYSNWRKDQYATYSEDCSSYRPEMTFIPDDNFEQFLINNGYDSGERNDSVPTLAIEKIKVLRIDNRKISSLTGIEDFTALEELYCSINSLTEVNLTSNSNLAVLQIQDNQLGSLDLSQNLLLSGLNASKNQLTNLDLQNNLNLSSLNCSDNRLTSLNIQIGTNSISSLDARKNEHLFCIQVDDVVSADENPNWYKSAYAVYNEDCSTYQMQMTYVPDDNFEQALIDFGYDFEPLDDSVPTIAIESLVSLNVNDKNINDLTGIEDFKMLEELECWKNNLTSLDLQSNTNLKYLHCSDNQISELNLAANQKLENLYCFRNNLTELDFRANPNLLDIDCATNSLNSVDLRNGNNDIIEFLVIDENPYLYCIQVDDPESAYNNSYWFKDKYAAYTTDCSDYVVEMTYIPDDIFELTLKKQGFDPGPVNDSVPTEGVKRAKQLFVNRDYGLVYDLTGIEEFVSLEYLDVSYSRLSHLDLRNLTSLTYLNCFGNLLCSLDLRNGNNHNMTVNATFNKGLACISVDDPLASENFPDWIKDDFAIYSSDCSNHKFDMTYVPDDNFEGWLNGWGYEDGAPDDSVITVVIEQITDMTMTSCNVKDLTGIEDFKSLTKFRCYSNLIDSIDLSSNTNLIYLNCSGNPLEYLNVGANTKLSELYFDNTQLTVVELGFNTELTRLSCSKNTLEKLDLSLNPKLQYLDCNTNNLSELNVKNGNTSGLLNLYATENPDLNCIQVDDASASHSLWETNASYSEDCQYDCNFTLSTQSKNYTSSHATDSVFVSTLPECNWTTQANCNWLTIVSASTQTGEGYLVYSVSENTTTNQRSCELEVADKLITITQYGGECSYSLSATSANFDSESHIDSVNLTTNESCEWTVNGGCEWVQILSENTTAGSAYIVYLIDQNTTTDQRSCEITIAGQIFTVIQNGITCDYTLSKLSKTYSSLNTIDSVFLNTSETCEWTIQNDCNWINLISENTKTGSSYVSYSIDDNLTPDKRQCEITIAGKNFAVIQNGVDCNFSLSASSKNYTSEPIVDSVLISSTESCEWTFDLPCNWITIINDFTNVGTKYLMYSVAENTSTESRSCEMLIAGNTYSIYQEGQASENVDLTAMELNSLTDLFFATGGENWNSNNNWLDTIGSSPSDWEGVTIENGYVTALDLSGMNLEGDITGLFAGFDSLRWLNLYDNNLTGSFSGLTENKSGVLESIQTGDLSINYLNIGKNRFIFADLEPAVEVLQEIDEFIYSPQAKIGIETDIAIFKNDSIIITPIDYISSPNDLYAWYKDDVLMSLESNLELVIENAIYQDSGSYYLSISNSSFPDLILTSHPFNLKVLTPVGLNDVQIRSEKISVFPNPAHNRLFIETNNHLADLKIFNPSGSMILKKDKINSCWLDIVEFNPGVYIFKFHINDNTYQIMKIVIN, from the coding sequence GTGGATGATGCAGAGGATATTGCGACACTCACTACCTGGGATAAAGACCTTCAAGCTGCCTTTTCTGAAGACTGTTCGAATTTTACACAGGAGATGACCTACGTGCCTGATGATAAATTTGAACAAACATTAATCCAGCTTGGCTATGATTCAGGAGCTTTAAATGATTCTGTTCCAACCCATCAAATTAAATTTATTACCAGGTTAAATGTATTCTATCGAAGTATATATGACCTCACCGGTATTGAGGATTTTAAATATTTAGAAGAACTCAAATGTAATGATTGTGAACTCTCTGAAGCAGATTTCTCCCAAAATTTGAACTTAAAAATTCTTGATTGCAGTAACAACAATATTTCCAATTTAATCCTTCCGTCGAATAATCAATTATCAGAATTAAATTGCAGCAATAATAAAATCGTCTCCCTCGACCTAAGTTTATTTTCGGAAATTGCCTCACTTGATTGTAGTAGCAATGAGTTAACCGAACTAAATCTTAAAAACGGGAATAATTCATCAATGGCAATGTACGCCAATAATAATTCCAATTTGCTTTGTATTGAGGTTGATAATGCCGTTGCTTCTGCAAGTTATTCAAATTGGAGAAAGGATCAATATGCCACCTATTCTGAAGATTGTAGCTCTTATCGGCCCGAGATGACTTTTATTCCCGATGATAATTTTGAGCAATTTCTTATTAATAACGGATATGATTCCGGTGAAAGAAATGACTCAGTACCTACTCTGGCAATCGAAAAAATTAAAGTATTGCGTATTGATAATCGCAAAATTTCCTCACTAACAGGAATTGAGGATTTTACAGCACTGGAAGAGTTGTACTGTTCTATAAATTCATTAACTGAAGTCAACTTAACTTCGAACTCAAATTTAGCAGTCTTGCAAATTCAAGACAATCAATTAGGTTCCCTTGATCTCTCGCAGAATCTTTTACTATCCGGCTTAAATGCAAGTAAGAATCAACTTACAAATCTAGATTTACAAAATAACCTAAACCTAAGTAGCCTTAACTGCAGCGATAACCGGCTTACAAGTTTGAATATACAAATTGGTACAAATTCCATTTCCAGCCTCGATGCAAGAAAAAATGAGCATCTGTTTTGCATTCAAGTTGACGATGTTGTTTCTGCGGATGAAAATCCTAACTGGTACAAAAGCGCGTATGCGGTTTATAACGAGGACTGCTCAACCTACCAAATGCAAATGACATATGTACCTGATGATAATTTTGAGCAGGCACTTATCGATTTTGGATATGATTTTGAACCCTTGGATGATTCTGTACCGACCATCGCAATTGAATCACTTGTTTCCCTTAATGTCAATGATAAAAATATTAATGACTTAACAGGAATCGAAGACTTTAAGATGCTGGAAGAACTGGAATGCTGGAAGAACAATCTAACATCGCTTGATTTACAATCAAATACAAATCTGAAATATCTCCATTGTTCCGACAATCAAATCAGCGAACTTAATCTGGCAGCGAACCAAAAGCTTGAAAATCTTTATTGTTTCAGAAATAATTTAACAGAACTTGATTTCCGAGCCAATCCAAATCTACTGGATATTGACTGCGCGACAAATTCCCTCAATTCAGTGGATTTAAGAAATGGGAATAACGATATAATTGAGTTTTTAGTAATCGATGAGAATCCTTATTTATATTGTATTCAGGTTGATGATCCGGAGTCAGCATATAATAATTCTTATTGGTTTAAAGATAAATACGCTGCCTACACAACCGATTGTTCTGATTATGTAGTAGAAATGACTTACATACCGGATGATATTTTTGAACTAACACTAAAAAAACAAGGTTTTGATCCGGGGCCTGTTAATGACTCAGTACCTACGGAAGGAGTAAAAAGAGCCAAACAACTTTTCGTTAATCGCGATTATGGTCTTGTTTACGATTTAACCGGAATTGAAGAATTTGTTTCATTGGAGTACCTGGATGTAAGTTATTCACGTTTAAGCCATCTTGACTTACGAAACTTAACATCATTAACCTATCTGAATTGTTTTGGCAATTTGCTTTGTAGTCTCGATTTGAGAAATGGCAACAATCATAATATGACTGTTAATGCCACATTTAACAAAGGGTTGGCATGTATAAGCGTCGATGATCCTTTGGCTTCGGAAAACTTTCCGGATTGGATTAAAGATGATTTTGCCATTTATTCATCAGATTGTTCAAATCATAAATTTGATATGACCTATGTTCCTGATGATAATTTTGAGGGATGGTTAAATGGATGGGGATATGAAGATGGTGCTCCGGATGACTCAGTTATTACGGTCGTAATAGAACAGATAACCGATATGACAATGACAAGTTGCAATGTTAAAGATCTAACCGGAATTGAAGACTTCAAATCATTAACCAAATTCAGATGTTATTCAAACCTTATTGACTCCATTGATTTAAGTTCTAATACCAACTTAATTTATTTAAACTGTTCAGGTAATCCGCTGGAATATTTAAATGTAGGTGCAAATACTAAATTAAGTGAATTATACTTTGACAACACCCAACTAACGGTAGTTGAACTTGGTTTTAATACAGAACTAACAAGGTTATCGTGTTCCAAAAATACTCTTGAAAAACTCGATTTAAGTTTAAATCCGAAGTTGCAATACCTTGACTGCAACACAAATAATTTATCGGAGTTAAATGTAAAAAACGGAAATACCAGTGGGCTGTTAAACCTGTATGCAACGGAAAATCCGGATTTAAATTGTATTCAGGTTGACGATGCGTCTGCAAGTCATTCGCTTTGGGAAACCAATGCCAGCTACTCGGAAGATTGCCAATATGACTGCAATTTCACACTCTCAACACAATCAAAAAATTACACTTCGTCGCATGCCACTGATTCTGTTTTTGTTTCAACATTGCCCGAGTGTAATTGGACCACCCAAGCAAATTGCAATTGGTTAACAATTGTTTCAGCAAGTACTCAAACCGGTGAAGGATATTTGGTTTATTCCGTTTCCGAAAATACGACAACCAATCAACGTAGTTGTGAATTGGAGGTTGCGGATAAATTAATTACAATTACGCAATATGGAGGAGAATGCTCCTATTCACTTTCAGCAACATCGGCAAACTTTGATTCAGAAAGTCATATCGATTCGGTGAATTTAACAACAAATGAAAGTTGCGAATGGACTGTGAACGGAGGTTGTGAATGGGTTCAAATATTGTCAGAAAATACGACTGCTGGCAGCGCCTATATTGTTTATTTAATCGACCAAAATACGACAACTGATCAACGTAGTTGTGAAATTACGATTGCCGGACAAATATTTACAGTGATACAAAACGGAATAACTTGTGACTACACTTTATCTAAACTATCGAAGACTTATAGTTCTCTAAATACAATTGATTCCGTTTTTTTAAATACCAGTGAAACATGTGAATGGACTATACAAAATGATTGTAACTGGATAAATCTTATTTCTGAAAATACAAAAACAGGTAGTAGCTATGTTAGCTACTCAATCGACGACAATTTAACACCCGACAAACGCCAGTGTGAAATAACTATTGCAGGAAAAAATTTCGCTGTTATCCAAAATGGAGTTGATTGTAACTTCTCTCTTTCAGCTTCATCGAAAAATTATACATCAGAACCAATTGTCGATTCTGTTTTGATAAGTAGTACTGAGAGTTGCGAGTGGACATTTGATCTACCATGCAATTGGATAACCATTATAAATGACTTCACAAATGTGGGCACGAAATACCTGATGTATTCAGTTGCAGAAAATACCTCTACTGAATCCCGCTCATGTGAAATGTTAATCGCTGGAAATACTTATAGTATATATCAGGAAGGGCAAGCATCAGAGAATGTTGATTTGACCGCTATGGAACTCAACAGTCTTACTGACCTATTTTTTGCAACAGGAGGAGAAAACTGGAATTCAAATAATAACTGGCTCGACACTATAGGCAGTTCTCCTTCAGACTGGGAAGGTGTAACGATTGAAAATGGCTATGTAACCGCCCTCGATTTATCAGGCATGAATCTGGAAGGTGATATTACAGGTTTATTTGCAGGTTTTGATTCCCTTCGTTGGCTTAACCTCTATGATAATAACTTAACCGGATCATTTTCTGGCTTAACCGAAAATAAGAGTGGTGTTTTAGAGTCGATTCAGACAGGAGACCTGAGCATCAATTATCTTAATATCGGAAAAAACCGATTCATTTTTGCAGATCTGGAACCTGCTGTTGAAGTGCTCCAAGAAATAGATGAATTTATTTATTCTCCGCAAGCAAAAATCGGAATAGAAACAGATATTGCGATTTTCAAAAATGATTCGATAATAATCACTCCTATTGATTATATCAGTAGTCCCAATGACCTTTATGCATGGTATAAAGATGATGTCTTGATGTCCTTAGAAAGTAATCTTGAGTTAGTGATAGAAAATGCGATCTATCAGGACAGCGGATCCTATTATTTATCAATTTCTAACTCGTCTTTCCCTGATTTGATCCTAACTTCTCATCCTTTCAATCTGAAGGTTCTGACTCCTGTAGGATTAAATGATGTGCAAATTCGATCAGAAAAAATAAGTGTTTTTCCTAACCCTGCACATAATAGACTATTCATCGAAACCAACAACCATTTGGCTGATTTGAAGATATTTAATCCGTCCGGTTCAATGATATTGAAAAAAGATAAAATAAATTCGTGTTGGTTAGATATTGTAGAATTTAATCCCGGAGTTTATATTTTTAAATTTCATATCAATGATAATACTTATCAAATAATGAAGATTGTAATCAATTGA
- a CDS encoding SulP family inorganic anion transporter: protein MKSIFKPKLFSLLRNGVSRKQITSDVLAGIVVGIVALPLAIAFAVASGVSPEKGLITAVVAGFLISLLGGSRVQIGGPTGAFIVIVYGIVQQYGINGLIISTVLAGIILILFGVLKLGTLLKFIPHPLIVGFTSGIALVIFSTQIKDALGLNITDLPSGFIEKWNVYINNLSNVNIAALLVTLATIAITLISGKFVKKIPGSFIAIIVVTLLVQIFKLPIATIETYFGEISNTIHFTIPQIQLNELQNYLEPALTIALLGGIESLLSAVVADGMISGKHRSNTELIAQGIANVVTPFFGGIPATGAIARTATNIKNGGRTPMAGITHAITLLLIMLFLGKWAKLIPMSCLAGILIIVAYNMSEWRSFLSILKGSVFDIIVLLTTFILTVLVDLTVAIEVGVVLSAILFMKRMSDISEKRINNIVDTDVIEDYSQLPAGVSVYEISGPLFFASARRYSEVIQEIGQGCDTLILRMRHVSFIDETGMKNLQSSLSILKNKGVKVILSGVSAQLKTDLEKRLSSKVLNYIDMEDSFEKALIKSRV, encoded by the coding sequence ATGAAATCAATTTTTAAGCCCAAACTATTTTCACTATTGCGCAATGGTGTAAGTAGAAAACAAATTACTTCGGACGTACTTGCCGGAATTGTAGTTGGTATTGTTGCACTGCCGCTGGCCATTGCTTTTGCGGTTGCTTCGGGAGTATCTCCTGAAAAAGGCTTGATTACCGCTGTGGTAGCCGGTTTTCTTATTTCGTTATTGGGTGGCAGCCGTGTGCAAATTGGCGGCCCAACCGGAGCTTTTATTGTAATTGTTTACGGCATTGTGCAACAATACGGTATTAACGGGCTCATCATTTCTACTGTTTTAGCCGGTATAATCCTTATCCTGTTTGGTGTACTAAAATTAGGTACTTTGCTAAAATTCATTCCTCACCCGCTAATTGTCGGTTTTACAAGTGGTATTGCTTTGGTCATTTTTTCTACTCAAATAAAAGATGCGCTTGGTTTGAACATTACTGATCTACCGTCGGGATTTATTGAAAAATGGAACGTTTATATTAACAACCTTAGCAATGTAAATATCGCAGCTTTACTGGTAACTTTGGCAACAATTGCCATAACTCTAATCAGCGGAAAATTTGTAAAAAAAATCCCGGGTTCATTTATAGCCATCATTGTTGTTACATTGCTCGTTCAAATCTTTAAACTACCTATTGCAACCATTGAAACCTATTTTGGGGAAATCAGTAATACCATTCATTTTACCATTCCACAGATACAATTAAACGAATTACAAAATTACCTTGAACCCGCTCTTACAATCGCGCTACTTGGTGGTATCGAATCTCTGTTATCAGCGGTGGTTGCTGATGGTATGATTAGTGGAAAACACCGCTCGAATACCGAACTAATTGCACAGGGAATTGCGAACGTAGTTACCCCGTTTTTTGGTGGAATTCCAGCCACCGGAGCAATTGCACGTACGGCAACCAACATTAAAAATGGCGGGCGTACTCCAATGGCCGGAATAACCCATGCCATAACACTTTTACTCATCATGCTTTTCCTGGGTAAGTGGGCAAAATTAATTCCAATGTCGTGCCTGGCAGGTATTTTAATAATTGTTGCTTATAACATGAGCGAGTGGCGCTCGTTTCTTTCCATACTAAAAGGCTCAGTATTCGATATCATTGTACTACTCACAACTTTCATTTTAACGGTTTTGGTTGATTTAACTGTTGCCATTGAGGTTGGCGTTGTGCTGTCGGCTATTTTGTTTATGAAACGTATGTCGGACATTAGCGAAAAACGCATAAACAACATTGTTGATACCGATGTAATTGAAGATTACTCGCAGCTACCCGCCGGAGTTTCTGTTTACGAAATTAGTGGCCCGTTGTTTTTTGCATCGGCACGTCGATACTCTGAGGTCATTCAGGAAATCGGGCAAGGTTGCGATACGCTGATTCTTCGAATGCGCCATGTTTCTTTTATTGACGAAACGGGAATGAAAAATCTGCAGAGCTCACTAAGTATTCTGAAAAACAAAGGTGTAAAAGTTATCTTATCAGGCGTTTCTGCGCAGCTAAAAACCGACCTTGAAAAAAGACTCAGCTCAAAAGTTCTTAACTACATTGATATGGAAGATTCGTTTGAGAAAGCGCTTATTAAATCAAGAGTTTAG